One region of Halohasta litchfieldiae genomic DNA includes:
- a CDS encoding molybdopterin molybdotransferase MoeA has protein sequence MTTDHRQTSGFKHRTRLAAAVDTLLSAVEPHERTERLPLNMADGRAVASTITAPNPVPNYDRAAMDGFAVRAADTFGAGDRSPKILDTVPPEDEITPGTAIPVNTGSELPEGADAVVMIETVDDNGETIEVHEAVAAGENVGDTGEDVAEGQMLYEPGHRLRPSDLGLLKSVGRWKLDVYQKPTVGVVPTGEELVETDPDPGEIIETNGLTVAQYVTRWGGDATYRNIVTDDESALRAAIQRDLTKDIIVTTGGSSVGERDLIPEVVDDLGEILVHGVAIKPGYPVAIGLVQETPVLMLPGYPVSCLVTAVQLLRPLLKTMGHLPTEPLPAREATLTRKIPSEPGTRTFARVETGVDSENGELTATPTRAGGAGVLSSVALADGWVVVSEDREGYAEGERVNVEDWEAQP, from the coding sequence ATGACCACAGATCACAGACAAACATCCGGGTTCAAACATCGAACCCGGCTCGCTGCCGCAGTCGACACGTTGCTGTCGGCGGTCGAGCCACACGAGCGCACCGAGCGGCTCCCGTTAAATATGGCCGACGGTCGGGCGGTCGCTTCGACGATCACCGCGCCGAACCCCGTCCCGAACTACGACCGAGCCGCGATGGATGGCTTTGCCGTCCGGGCCGCAGACACCTTCGGCGCTGGTGATCGGTCGCCGAAGATCCTCGATACCGTGCCGCCCGAAGACGAGATCACGCCGGGAACTGCGATCCCCGTCAACACGGGGAGCGAACTCCCCGAGGGAGCGGATGCGGTCGTCATGATCGAGACCGTCGACGACAACGGCGAGACAATCGAGGTCCACGAGGCAGTTGCAGCGGGCGAAAACGTCGGCGATACGGGCGAAGACGTCGCTGAAGGACAGATGCTGTACGAGCCGGGGCACCGACTCCGGCCCTCGGATCTGGGGCTTTTGAAATCGGTTGGCCGCTGGAAACTCGACGTCTACCAGAAGCCGACCGTCGGCGTCGTTCCAACCGGCGAGGAGTTGGTCGAAACCGACCCAGATCCCGGCGAGATCATCGAAACCAACGGCCTCACCGTCGCCCAGTATGTCACCCGCTGGGGTGGCGACGCGACCTACCGCAACATCGTCACCGATGACGAGTCCGCGCTCCGGGCGGCGATTCAGCGGGACCTCACGAAGGATATTATCGTCACCACCGGCGGTTCGTCGGTCGGCGAACGGGATTTGATTCCCGAGGTCGTCGACGACCTTGGCGAGATACTGGTCCACGGTGTCGCGATCAAACCCGGCTACCCGGTCGCCATCGGTCTCGTCCAAGAGACGCCGGTGCTCATGCTACCGGGGTATCCAGTCTCCTGTCTGGTCACGGCGGTCCAACTGCTCCGACCGTTGCTCAAAACGATGGGTCACCTCCCAACCGAGCCGCTGCCCGCCCGCGAGGCAACTCTGACGCGAAAGATACCAAGCGAGCCCGGAACGCGAACGTTTGCTCGGGTTGAAACGGGCGTCGACAGTGAGAACGGTGAACTCACCGCCACGCCGACTCGTGCCGGTGGAGCCGGTGTCCTGTCGAGCGTGGCACTGGCCGACGGCTGGGTGGTCGTCTCCGAGGACCGCGAGGGGTACGCCGAGGGTGAGCGCGTCAACGTCGAAGATTGGGAGGCTCAGCCATGA
- a CDS encoding Hsp20/alpha crystallin family protein: MSALRDALRELPDAVFADLLESDESYRLVLDVPGVTADTAEIVADGSRLTIEARREKAVPGEFRYIREDRPLFLDAELPVPREADGEEATAVIDRGVLEITLPKTTDGDGQPIPIDDAAE; the protein is encoded by the coding sequence ATGTCAGCACTGCGCGATGCGCTCCGAGAACTCCCAGACGCGGTGTTTGCGGATCTGTTGGAATCCGATGAATCCTACCGACTCGTCTTAGACGTGCCGGGCGTCACCGCCGACACCGCCGAGATCGTCGCCGACGGCAGCCGACTGACCATCGAAGCGAGACGCGAAAAAGCCGTTCCCGGGGAGTTCCGGTACATCCGCGAGGACCGACCGCTGTTTCTCGACGCCGAACTGCCGGTCCCACGGGAGGCCGACGGCGAGGAGGCGACCGCGGTCATCGACCGCGGTGTGTTGGAAATCACGCTGCCGAAGACAACTGACGGGGACGGCCAACCCATTCCAATCGACGATGCCGCGGAGTAG
- a CDS encoding ABC1 kinase family protein — protein sequence MIPLVSLRAYWRFVVVFYRFSPLLVAYLRDRRRYILFGSPRRVTTDMQLDRADVLLDTLLTLGPTFIKLGQLLSTRPDILPKAYIDVLSSLQDDVPPAPWPETKRVLEDEIGPIEEVFDEFDTEPISGASLGQVYLATYEGQQVAVKVRRPNIESLVEADLRVLKWSVPILVRFIGEGRAFSLDNLADEFSKTIRQEMDYSRERNILEQIRGNFDESRDIRIPEPVNQLSGPRVLTMEYLPGVKITDIDTLDEIGLDRTELATKLQRIYLQMIVQDGVFHADPHPGNLAVAEDGSIIFYDFGMSSTVDSFIQDKIVDFYIAVANQDIDAILDTLIDMGTLSPTADRQVMGEVMELAIADARGDDIEQYRVNQIIEQVESTIYEFPLRLPRNLALVLRVATVVEGVCVTLDQNFDFISVATDYLTEEGYREETAKRLFEEGGQQVQQTAQALFTVPPKLDRVLDTIEREDLTVNVQIDDENHVLDKLAKRISYSIIVAVGLLSASIIYAFANEWQISVAILGLTAPMVFFLYRSFKEPRGLRARPQFTRQNLREKRGPGNE from the coding sequence GTGATTCCTCTGGTCTCTCTCCGTGCCTACTGGCGGTTCGTCGTCGTCTTCTATCGGTTTTCGCCGCTGCTCGTCGCCTACCTGCGGGACCGTCGACGCTACATCCTTTTCGGCAGTCCGAGACGCGTCACCACCGACATGCAACTCGACCGGGCCGACGTCCTCTTGGATACCCTGCTCACACTCGGCCCGACGTTCATCAAACTCGGCCAGCTGCTGTCGACGCGGCCCGACATTCTCCCGAAGGCCTACATCGACGTCCTATCGAGCCTGCAGGACGATGTCCCGCCAGCCCCGTGGCCGGAAACCAAACGAGTCCTCGAAGACGAGATCGGTCCCATAGAGGAGGTGTTCGACGAGTTCGACACCGAGCCGATCAGCGGCGCGAGTCTTGGCCAAGTGTATCTCGCAACCTACGAGGGCCAGCAGGTCGCCGTCAAGGTGCGTCGACCGAACATCGAGTCGCTGGTCGAGGCCGATCTCCGAGTCCTCAAATGGTCGGTCCCCATCCTCGTCCGGTTCATCGGCGAGGGCCGGGCCTTCTCGCTCGATAATCTGGCCGACGAGTTCTCGAAAACCATCCGCCAAGAGATGGACTACAGCCGCGAACGGAACATCCTCGAACAGATCCGGGGGAACTTCGACGAGAGCCGGGACATCCGGATTCCCGAACCCGTCAACCAGCTTTCCGGCCCACGTGTCCTGACGATGGAGTACCTACCGGGCGTCAAGATCACCGACATTGACACCCTCGACGAAATAGGGCTCGACCGCACCGAACTTGCGACCAAACTCCAGCGCATCTACCTCCAGATGATCGTCCAGGATGGCGTCTTCCACGCCGACCCCCATCCCGGCAATCTCGCGGTCGCCGAGGACGGTTCGATCATCTTCTACGACTTCGGGATGTCTAGCACGGTCGACTCCTTCATTCAGGACAAGATCGTGGATTTCTACATCGCCGTCGCCAACCAGGATATCGACGCCATTCTCGATACCCTGATCGATATGGGGACGCTCAGCCCGACCGCCGACCGACAGGTGATGGGCGAGGTGATGGAACTCGCGATTGCCGACGCCCGGGGTGACGACATCGAACAGTACCGGGTCAACCAGATCATCGAACAGGTGGAGTCGACGATCTACGAGTTCCCGCTCCGGCTCCCCCGAAACCTCGCGCTCGTGCTCCGGGTGGCGACGGTCGTCGAAGGCGTCTGTGTCACTCTCGACCAGAATTTCGACTTTATCTCGGTCGCTACCGACTACCTCACCGAGGAAGGCTACCGCGAGGAGACCGCCAAACGACTGTTCGAGGAGGGCGGCCAGCAGGTCCAGCAGACCGCACAGGCGCTGTTTACGGTGCCGCCGAAACTCGACCGCGTACTCGATACTATCGAACGCGAGGATCTCACGGTCAACGTCCAGATCGACGACGAAAACCACGTCCTCGACAAACTCGCCAAACGCATTTCCTACTCGATTATCGTCGCGGTCGGCCTGCTGTCGGCCTCGATCATCTACGCATTTGCCAACGAATGGCAGATCTCAGTCGCGATTCTCGGGCTGACCGCGCCAATGGTCTTTTTCCTCTATCGGTCGTTCAAAGAGCCGCGTGGGCTTCGGGCCCGACCACAGTTCACCCGACAGAACCTGCGTGAAAAGCGCGGTCCTGGTAACGAGTAG
- a CDS encoding DUF5786 family protein, which translates to MSMGAYDDAEHERREEKASTVDADFDQERSEFRGTVTYDSGESADELLDQFQKLNDT; encoded by the coding sequence ATGTCTATGGGTGCATACGATGACGCCGAACACGAGCGTCGCGAAGAGAAAGCCTCGACTGTCGACGCGGATTTCGACCAAGAGCGGTCGGAGTTCCGCGGCACGGTGACGTATGATTCCGGCGAGTCGGCCGACGAACTGCTCGATCAGTTCCAGAAACTCAACGACACATAG
- a CDS encoding DUF5784 family protein, whose translation MARPLRFRYAPDRWSVSRVRSAILEPLDSNLGAEMREPWFQSPPSYDARRFEMDNGDIALFCWTSGDEGPTGTDGGPGGYWLGNTETPSSLWRTEKYGLDEVPYPVRRWAERELLAQLHMESPWLEPYPHLSWFFLPVFLSKDGRETTREFFQDHAAGFPDASADEALTYYESVLHTGALDPYQSEMSGKLGTSSYLDLTRMAAAMGEFNAAKLLLDAGYEITPEIEVTTGHSIDYRADPPDSEGGQAVLVEVTRPLPPGKRAADSPLTAVRETAKTKTDGQLDAHAGGIVLFVDCSSFPDDEWRVIASEQPDVRHRPAVVFRVRPNGSIEGYKKGQLPLSLDDAVSFL comes from the coding sequence GTGGCACGACCGCTCCGCTTCAGATACGCCCCTGACCGCTGGTCAGTCAGTCGTGTTCGGTCGGCGATCCTGGAGCCACTGGATTCGAACCTCGGCGCTGAGATGCGTGAGCCGTGGTTTCAGTCGCCGCCGAGCTACGACGCCCGGCGATTCGAAATGGACAACGGCGACATTGCACTGTTCTGTTGGACCTCGGGCGATGAGGGACCGACCGGCACCGACGGCGGTCCCGGTGGCTACTGGCTCGGCAACACCGAAACGCCGAGTTCGCTCTGGCGAACCGAGAAATACGGGCTCGACGAGGTTCCGTATCCGGTTCGGCGGTGGGCCGAACGTGAGCTGCTGGCACAGCTCCACATGGAGTCGCCGTGGCTTGAGCCCTACCCGCATCTCTCGTGGTTCTTTCTGCCCGTCTTTCTTTCGAAGGACGGCCGAGAGACGACCCGCGAGTTCTTTCAGGACCACGCAGCCGGGTTTCCGGATGCCTCGGCCGACGAGGCACTCACTTACTACGAATCGGTGCTCCACACCGGCGCGCTCGACCCCTATCAGTCGGAGATGTCCGGCAAGCTCGGCACCTCCTCGTATCTTGACTTGACGCGAATGGCCGCCGCGATGGGTGAGTTCAACGCAGCGAAACTCCTCTTAGACGCTGGCTACGAGATCACTCCCGAAATCGAAGTGACGACCGGTCACTCCATCGACTATCGGGCCGATCCACCCGACTCGGAGGGTGGGCAAGCTGTACTTGTCGAAGTTACCCGCCCACTACCGCCGGGGAAGCGAGCAGCCGACTCGCCGCTAACGGCGGTTCGTGAGACGGCTAAAACCAAAACTGACGGCCAACTCGATGCGCATGCGGGCGGCATCGTCCTCTTCGTCGACTGCTCGTCGTTCCCCGACGACGAGTGGCGAGTGATCGCCAGCGAACAGCCCGACGTGCGACATCGCCCGGCGGTCGTCTTCCGGGTTCGCCCCAATGGCTCCATCGAGGGGTATAAAAAGGGACAGCTCCCGTTATCGCTGGACGATGCGGTTAGCTTCTTATAA
- a CDS encoding DUF5789 family protein — translation MRLSETAHMFVDHRYPATTTELIAAYGDSEIQLQNGTETIGDILGRLGEETFDDPAAVRDALMGGVSHKAIGRRFYSDRDQYTPGEHGPDPVSF, via the coding sequence ATGCGACTGAGTGAAACAGCCCACATGTTCGTCGACCACAGGTATCCAGCAACAACTACAGAACTAATCGCGGCCTACGGTGACAGCGAGATTCAGCTCCAGAACGGCACAGAAACTATCGGCGACATTCTTGGTCGACTGGGCGAGGAGACGTTCGACGATCCGGCGGCTGTCAGAGACGCACTGATGGGCGGTGTGAGCCACAAGGCAATCGGTCGACGCTTCTACAGCGACCGCGACCAGTATACGCCGGGAGAACACGGTCCAGACCCGGTTTCGTTTTAA
- a CDS encoding PHP domain-containing protein — MTTTAPVADLHLHTTASDGVLTVETLPAAARRAGVDWVAVTDHDIVHPELSAPVTIHDGITVVRGIELRVDAGPLTVDLLGYGVDPTPELASELTRLQDDRRDRGQRIIDRVESHLGVDLDIEPRSGIGRPHIARAIADSDAPYDVSGAFADLIGEDGPCYVARSITPVDRGVDLLSDSCGLVSLAHPFRYPDPEAALELTADLDAVEYHYPYDHWEETFSLDPICEERELLITGGSDAHDTELGRAGLDGEAFEAFRRRLDRTVGLPTNL, encoded by the coding sequence ATGACGACGACGGCTCCAGTCGCGGATCTCCATCTTCATACGACGGCGTCGGATGGCGTGCTCACCGTCGAGACGCTTCCGGCGGCCGCTCGTCGAGCGGGTGTCGACTGGGTTGCGGTGACCGACCACGACATCGTCCACCCGGAGCTGTCGGCTCCCGTCACCATTCACGATGGAATTACCGTCGTACGCGGGATCGAACTCCGCGTCGACGCCGGGCCGCTGACGGTCGATCTGCTGGGCTACGGCGTCGATCCCACACCCGAGTTGGCGTCCGAACTGACACGCCTCCAAGACGACCGCCGCGACCGCGGCCAGCGTATTATCGACCGGGTTGAATCCCATCTCGGCGTCGACCTCGATATCGAACCGCGATCTGGAATCGGTCGACCACACATTGCTCGCGCAATCGCCGACAGCGACGCGCCCTACGATGTCAGCGGTGCGTTTGCCGACCTGATCGGCGAGGACGGTCCCTGCTATGTGGCCCGCTCGATCACGCCGGTCGACCGCGGGGTCGACCTGCTGTCGGACTCTTGTGGTCTCGTCAGTCTCGCCCATCCGTTTCGCTACCCCGACCCCGAGGCAGCTCTCGAACTGACTGCCGATCTCGATGCAGTCGAATACCACTATCCCTACGACCACTGGGAAGAGACGTTCTCGCTTGATCCGATCTGCGAGGAACGGGAACTCCTCATCACTGGCGGGAGTGACGCCCACGATACGGAGTTGGGCCGGGCAGGACTCGATGGCGAAGCCTTCGAGGCGTTTCGGCGTCGACTCGACCGAACAGTCGGTCTCCCAACTAACTTGTAA
- a CDS encoding DUF6757 family protein, which yields MRCHYCDEEATFAAEKGGVKVGLCTEHFRERLELISDSEELASLEEQLDVTRTD from the coding sequence ATGCGCTGTCATTACTGCGACGAGGAGGCCACATTTGCGGCCGAGAAGGGTGGTGTCAAAGTTGGGCTCTGCACCGAACATTTCCGTGAGCGACTCGAACTCATCAGCGACTCCGAAGAGCTTGCCTCGCTCGAAGAACAGCTCGACGTCACCCGAACCGACTAA
- the hemB gene encoding porphobilinogen synthase has product MPFKPTDRPRRLRTDGVRPLVRETTLDAQDLIAPVFVDATIDERLPIETMPGHERVPVDEAADRVEEIRETGVEAVIVFGVPDSKDEVGSQAYAEDGVVQRGIREISANTDAYIIGDVCLCEYTDHGHCGVLEPHAEDDPTLTVKNDETLDLLAQTAVSQAEAGADMVAPSSMTDGMVGAIRTALDEAGFEHIPIMSYAAKYESSFYGPFRDAADGAPAFGDRRHYQMDPANSREALREVQQDVKEGADVLMIKPALPYLDIVSDVRREFDQPVAAYNVSGEYAMLHAAADKGWLDLEATAYESLLSIKRAGADLILTYFAEDLAEKL; this is encoded by the coding sequence ATGCCATTCAAACCCACTGACCGGCCGCGACGGCTCCGAACCGACGGGGTTCGGCCGCTGGTCCGTGAGACGACCCTCGACGCACAGGATCTCATCGCGCCGGTCTTCGTCGACGCAACCATCGACGAGCGACTGCCAATCGAGACGATGCCGGGTCACGAACGCGTCCCGGTCGACGAGGCCGCCGACCGCGTCGAGGAGATCCGCGAGACGGGCGTCGAGGCCGTCATCGTCTTCGGGGTTCCCGACTCGAAAGACGAGGTCGGCAGTCAAGCCTACGCCGAGGATGGGGTCGTCCAGCGCGGGATTCGCGAAATCAGCGCCAACACCGACGCCTACATCATCGGTGACGTCTGTCTCTGTGAGTACACCGACCACGGTCACTGTGGCGTGCTCGAACCCCACGCGGAGGATGATCCAACGCTGACGGTCAAAAACGACGAGACGCTCGACCTACTGGCCCAGACAGCAGTCTCCCAAGCTGAGGCTGGAGCTGATATGGTCGCACCGTCTAGCATGACCGACGGCATGGTCGGTGCGATCCGCACGGCCCTCGACGAGGCAGGATTCGAGCATATTCCGATCATGAGCTACGCCGCCAAATACGAGTCCTCGTTTTATGGGCCGTTCCGCGATGCCGCAGACGGTGCGCCTGCCTTCGGCGACCGTCGACATTACCAGATGGACCCCGCCAACAGTCGGGAAGCACTCCGCGAGGTCCAACAGGACGTAAAGGAGGGTGCGGACGTGCTGATGATCAAACCTGCCCTTCCCTACCTCGATATCGTCAGCGATGTGCGCCGGGAGTTCGACCAACCGGTAGCGGCCTACAACGTCTCCGGGGAGTATGCGATGCTCCATGCCGCCGCCGACAAAGGGTGGCTTGATCTCGAAGCGACGGCATACGAATCCCTGTTAAGTATCAAACGGGCCGGCGCAGACCTCATTCTGACCTACTTTGCTGAAGATCTAGCCGAGAAGTTGTAA
- a CDS encoding Tm-1-like ATP-binding domain-containing protein, with protein MSVVIIGTLDTKSEEIGFARDVIQSQGVDVHVVDTGVVGEPGFEPDTSASEVAEAAGTSLEHLRKNADRGEAMEAMGEGAAAIAQRMHDDGDLKGILGLGGSGNTSIATTAMRALPVGVPKLMVSTVASGDVEPYVGIKDVMMLYSVADIEGLNQLSRQVIANAALAMVGMVANEPDVSVAAKPTIGITMFGVTTPCAKTARAYLEDRGYETIVFHATGTGGRAMENLIEEGVIDGVLDITTTEWADELVGGNLNAGPERLDAAGEQGVPQVVSTGALDMVNFGPRDSVPEEFEGRLFHIHNPQVTLMRTTPEENAELGRIIGEKLNAATGSTALALPLGGVSMLDVEGEDFYDPEADEALFTALRETVDEQVELIERETDINDEQFAETMAERLDEYMQEAGLGPTE; from the coding sequence ATGAGCGTCGTCATTATCGGGACGCTGGACACGAAAAGCGAGGAAATCGGCTTCGCCCGAGACGTGATTCAGTCACAGGGCGTCGACGTCCACGTCGTCGACACCGGTGTCGTCGGCGAACCGGGATTCGAACCCGATACATCGGCCAGCGAGGTCGCCGAGGCCGCCGGAACCTCACTTGAACATCTCCGAAAGAACGCCGACCGTGGCGAAGCGATGGAAGCGATGGGTGAGGGAGCCGCCGCCATCGCCCAGCGCATGCACGACGACGGTGATTTAAAAGGTATCCTAGGACTTGGCGGCTCCGGCAACACCTCGATTGCGACGACCGCGATGCGGGCGCTTCCGGTCGGCGTGCCCAAGTTGATGGTGTCGACGGTGGCCTCGGGCGATGTCGAACCGTATGTCGGTATCAAGGACGTGATGATGCTGTACTCGGTCGCCGATATCGAGGGTCTCAACCAGCTCTCCCGGCAGGTGATCGCCAACGCCGCCCTTGCGATGGTCGGGATGGTTGCCAACGAACCCGACGTCTCCGTTGCGGCGAAACCGACCATCGGAATCACGATGTTCGGGGTGACGACCCCCTGTGCCAAGACTGCGCGGGCGTATCTCGAAGATAGAGGCTACGAAACTATCGTTTTCCACGCGACCGGCACCGGCGGCCGGGCGATGGAGAACCTCATCGAGGAGGGCGTCATCGACGGCGTTCTCGATATCACGACGACCGAATGGGCCGACGAACTCGTCGGTGGCAATCTCAACGCCGGTCCGGAGCGACTCGATGCGGCCGGCGAGCAGGGAGTTCCGCAGGTCGTGTCGACCGGCGCACTCGATATGGTCAACTTCGGCCCACGGGATTCGGTCCCCGAGGAGTTCGAAGGTCGACTGTTCCATATCCACAACCCACAGGTAACACTGATGCGGACGACACCGGAGGAAAACGCCGAACTCGGTCGCATCATCGGCGAGAAACTCAACGCCGCAACTGGGTCGACCGCCCTCGCCTTGCCACTCGGCGGCGTCTCGATGCTCGACGTAGAGGGCGAGGATTTCTATGATCCCGAAGCCGACGAGGCGCTATTTACTGCGCTCCGAGAGACAGTCGACGAACAGGTCGAACTGATCGAGCGGGAGACCGACATCAACGACGAGCAGTTTGCAGAAACGATGGCCGAAAGGCTTGACGAGTATATGCAGGAAGCCGGTCTCGGACCGACCGAGTAG
- a CDS encoding phosphoenolpyruvate hydrolase family protein, translating to MKFQREESLGRLRETASNDEPIIGAGAGTGISAKFAERGGVDLLIIYNSGRYRMNGRGSLAGLLPYGDANEIVVEMGNEVIPVVEDTPVLAGVNGTDPFRQMDVFIEDLKRRGFSGVQNFPTVGLIDEDSGYRQNLEETGMGYDKEVDMIREASNQDMLTCPYVFNEDQARRMTEAGADVIVSHMGLTTSGDIGAETALDLDGAVEQVQAHHDAAKEVNEDVLVICHGGPIAWPDDAEYVLNNTEGVVGFFGASSIERLPTEEAIQNQAREFKEIDF from the coding sequence ATGAAGTTCCAACGAGAAGAGTCACTCGGTCGATTGCGAGAGACAGCCTCGAACGACGAGCCGATTATCGGTGCCGGTGCAGGAACGGGTATCTCGGCCAAATTCGCCGAGCGAGGTGGCGTCGACCTGCTGATCATCTATAACTCCGGACGGTACCGGATGAACGGCCGCGGCTCGCTGGCCGGACTGCTCCCGTATGGCGATGCCAACGAGATTGTCGTCGAAATGGGCAACGAGGTAATTCCAGTTGTCGAAGACACGCCGGTACTAGCGGGCGTCAATGGCACTGATCCGTTCAGGCAAATGGACGTCTTCATCGAGGATCTCAAGCGACGCGGCTTTTCGGGTGTCCAGAACTTCCCGACCGTGGGTCTGATCGACGAAGATAGTGGCTACCGGCAGAACCTCGAAGAGACCGGGATGGGGTACGACAAGGAAGTCGACATGATCCGCGAGGCGTCGAATCAGGACATGTTGACCTGTCCCTACGTGTTCAACGAGGATCAGGCCCGCCGGATGACTGAGGCCGGAGCCGACGTGATCGTCTCCCACATGGGACTGACGACCTCCGGCGACATCGGCGCGGAAACCGCCCTCGATCTCGACGGTGCCGTCGAGCAGGTTCAGGCCCACCACGACGCCGCCAAAGAGGTCAACGAAGATGTCTTGGTCATCTGTCACGGCGGCCCAATTGCGTGGCCGGATGACGCCGAATACGTCCTCAACAACACCGAGGGCGTCGTCGGCTTCTTCGGGGCCTCCAGTATCGAACGGCTCCCCACCGAGGAGGCCATCCAGAATCAGGCCCGTGAGTTCAAGGAGATTGACTTCTGA
- the sufU gene encoding Fe-S cluster assembly sulfur transfer protein SufU — MGMGSDMYRQQILDHYKSPRNYGELEDPTFTHTGENPSCGDTIQMDIRLEDDDETIEYVSFTGDGCAISQASASMLSERLVGMTVDELQDLETEDITDMLGVTISPMRIPCAVLGNQVAKDGAKLHLGELDPDEYGETITEE; from the coding sequence ATGGGAATGGGCTCGGATATGTATCGCCAGCAGATCCTCGACCACTACAAAAGCCCCCGAAACTACGGGGAGTTAGAGGATCCAACGTTTACACACACTGGAGAAAACCCCTCCTGTGGCGACACGATCCAGATGGACATTCGGCTCGAAGACGACGACGAGACAATCGAATACGTCAGCTTCACCGGCGACGGCTGTGCGATCTCACAGGCTTCGGCCAGCATGCTCTCCGAACGGCTGGTCGGGATGACAGTCGACGAGCTACAGGACTTAGAGACTGAGGATATCACCGATATGCTCGGCGTGACGATCTCACCGATGCGGATTCCATGTGCCGTGCTCGGCAATCAGGTCGCCAAAGACGGCGCGAAACTCCATCTGGGCGAGCTCGATCCCGATGAGTACGGCGAGACGATTACTGAAGAGTAA
- the otsB gene encoding trehalose-phosphatase, producing the protein MSDHTNSSQTASAESTVETPLVWDHLSDVRTRLHQADGLLFGTDFDGTLSPIEENPDSPEPTETNLRSLRALRDHPQVSPAVISGRGLADLRERVGIEGVDYVGNHGLELGIDGQRETHPDAEAAEPVIEDICQTLGDRLAGIDGTVVENKGVTATIHYRMVDREEVKTVQNHVKEVVSELGKDEVEIHDGKESLELRPAADWDKGTAISQLLAHTEVWLPLYIGDDTTDEAAFEEIRPDGITVHVGDNHKTAADYRVRTPAEAEVFIRWVVTDGLALVESTDDTR; encoded by the coding sequence ATGTCAGATCACACTAACTCCTCACAGACCGCCAGTGCCGAATCGACGGTCGAAACACCACTCGTCTGGGACCATCTCTCGGACGTGCGAACCCGCCTTCACCAAGCCGATGGCCTGCTGTTCGGAACCGATTTCGATGGGACGCTGTCGCCGATTGAAGAAAATCCCGATTCCCCCGAACCGACCGAGACGAATCTCCGGTCGCTGCGGGCGTTGCGCGACCATCCGCAGGTCAGCCCCGCAGTTATCAGTGGCCGTGGGCTGGCGGATCTCCGGGAGCGCGTCGGCATCGAGGGCGTCGACTACGTCGGCAATCACGGCCTCGAACTCGGCATCGACGGCCAACGTGAAACCCATCCCGACGCCGAAGCCGCCGAGCCAGTAATCGAGGACATTTGCCAAACGCTCGGGGACCGGCTCGCAGGTATCGACGGCACAGTCGTCGAAAACAAGGGTGTTACCGCGACGATCCACTACCGAATGGTCGACCGAGAGGAGGTCAAGACGGTCCAAAACCACGTCAAGGAGGTAGTTTCGGAACTCGGCAAGGACGAGGTCGAGATCCACGACGGCAAGGAGAGCCTTGAACTCCGACCGGCCGCTGACTGGGATAAGGGAACGGCGATCAGCCAACTGCTGGCGCATACTGAGGTATGGCTCCCGCTGTATATCGGCGACGACACGACCGACGAGGCAGCTTTTGAGGAGATCAGACCCGACGGAATCACGGTCCACGTCGGCGATAACCACAAGACGGCTGCTGACTACCGAGTCCGGACACCGGCCGAAGCCGAGGTGTTTATCCGATGGGTTGTCACCGACGGACTGGCACTGGTTGAGTCGACTGACGACACGAGGTAA